Proteins from a single region of Leptolyngbyaceae cyanobacterium:
- a CDS encoding NAD(P)H-dependent glycerol-3-phosphate dehydrogenase: protein MESNEETNHQKKSIAILGAGAWGSTLATLAKANGYDVRLWSRQSSQSLKDVLADAAIVISAISMKGVRPVVQQVQSLSISPQTIFVTATKGLDPSTTCTPSQIWQAALPSHSVVVLAGPNLSKEIQAGLPAATVVASANTDAAITAQILFNSSKFRVYTNADPLGVELGGTLKNVMAIAAGACDGLQLGTNAKAALLTRGLAEIIRIGNHWGANTDTFYGLSGLGDLLATCNSPLSRNYQVGYQLAQGKALPNILAALEGTAEGVNTTEVLVHLAEQQQIYVPISYQVYRLLKGEITPQAAVEALMLRDIKPE, encoded by the coding sequence ATGGAAAGTAACGAGGAAACTAATCATCAAAAAAAATCTATAGCTATTTTAGGAGCAGGTGCTTGGGGTTCGACTTTAGCTACATTAGCAAAGGCGAACGGTTATGATGTACGCTTGTGGTCGCGCCAAAGTAGTCAAAGTCTAAAAGATGTCTTAGCAGATGCAGCTATTGTCATATCTGCTATTTCCATGAAAGGTGTCAGACCAGTGGTGCAGCAAGTGCAGTCTTTGTCTATTTCCCCTCAGACGATTTTTGTGACCGCCACCAAAGGACTAGACCCCTCTACCACTTGTACACCTTCCCAAATTTGGCAAGCGGCGCTTCCCTCTCACTCCGTCGTCGTATTGGCAGGGCCAAATTTATCTAAAGAAATACAGGCGGGACTACCAGCTGCTACTGTAGTTGCTAGTGCCAACACCGATGCCGCAATTACTGCCCAAATTTTGTTTAATTCCAGTAAATTTCGGGTATATACTAATGCAGACCCATTGGGCGTAGAGTTGGGCGGAACATTGAAAAATGTAATGGCGATCGCAGCTGGCGCTTGTGATGGTTTACAATTGGGAACTAATGCCAAAGCAGCCCTTTTAACCCGTGGTTTAGCCGAAATCATCCGCATTGGTAACCATTGGGGTGCAAATACCGACACATTTTATGGTTTATCAGGTTTAGGAGACTTACTAGCTACCTGTAATAGCCCTCTCAGTCGCAACTACCAAGTCGGTTACCAACTCGCCCAAGGCAAAGCACTGCCAAACATTTTGGCGGCTTTGGAAGGAACTGCCGAAGGAGTGAACACAACTGAGGTGTTAGTTCATTTAGCCGAACAGCAGCAAATTTACGTACCAATTTCTTATCAGGTGTATCGCTTGCTCAAGGGAGAAATCACTCCCCAAGCTGCGGTTGAAGCATTGATGCTGCGAGATATTAAACCGGAATAA
- the lipA gene encoding lipoyl synthase — protein sequence MVVKPEWLRVKAPQWERVGTVKEILRDLSLNTVCEEASCPNIGECFHNGTATFLIMGPACTRACPYCDIDFEKKPKALDPTEPQRLAEAVRRLKLNHVVITSVNRDDLPDGGASQFVGCIEQVRAASPGTTIEVLIPDLCGNWEALAEILKASPEVLNHNTETVPRLYRRVRPQGEYQRTLELMMRSRQLAPWVYTKSGIMVGLGETDAEVREVMQDLRKVDCDILTIGQYLQPTQKHLKVDNFVTPEQFAAWQEFGESIGFLQVVASPLTRSSYHAEQVRALMERYPRNRF from the coding sequence GTGGTAGTAAAACCAGAGTGGTTGCGAGTAAAAGCGCCTCAGTGGGAGCGCGTTGGCACCGTTAAGGAAATTTTGCGGGATTTATCCCTAAATACGGTTTGTGAAGAGGCATCCTGTCCGAACATCGGCGAATGCTTTCACAACGGTACCGCTACATTTTTAATTATGGGGCCAGCCTGCACGCGAGCCTGTCCTTATTGTGATATCGATTTTGAGAAAAAGCCAAAAGCCCTAGACCCGACGGAACCGCAAAGATTAGCAGAAGCGGTGCGGCGGTTGAAATTAAATCACGTAGTGATCACTTCGGTGAATCGAGATGATTTACCAGATGGCGGTGCGTCTCAGTTTGTCGGCTGCATCGAACAAGTCCGCGCCGCTTCTCCAGGTACGACTATAGAAGTGCTGATTCCCGACTTGTGCGGTAATTGGGAAGCACTCGCAGAAATTCTGAAAGCTTCCCCAGAAGTGTTAAATCACAATACCGAAACCGTACCCCGTTTATATCGCCGGGTACGTCCCCAAGGAGAGTATCAAAGGACGCTGGAGTTGATGATGAGATCGCGTCAACTAGCACCTTGGGTTTATACTAAATCCGGCATTATGGTAGGACTGGGAGAAACTGACGCAGAAGTGCGAGAAGTCATGCAAGATTTGCGAAAAGTCGATTGCGATATCCTTACCATAGGGCAATATCTACAACCAACTCAAAAACATTTAAAAGTAGATAACTTCGTCACTCCAGAACAATTTGCCGCATGGCAAGAGTTCGGGGAATCGATCGGATTTTTACAAGTTGTTGCCTCTCCCTTGACTCGTAGCTCCTATCATGCAGAACAAGTGAGGGCGCTGATGGAAAGATATCCCCGCAACCGATTTTAG
- a CDS encoding DUF3370 domain-containing protein → MAKKTSNISLILYIAIFTFFSGLGYWLFSHKISKSPAPSAIAQETTPPAQPTSEIIVQRQPVKALPGQLDNIPMFNSNSPEWLKNDGILLSTFPPTGKSAPTAHLNFPFQGRFDVFIHHQTINPPELKTFYLGFLLYNPGSRPVTVDVLQAASYLTQDSPYIKLPNYVENPDNTVYAGPGDRAVHDVLQGKRQADFPAKLIIPPGQSRMLMNLPMSVRDYEKKQNGRSVLMRLRSNGKVYAASLAMFAKQNPDDSDRAPNLAEWQALLNAGNLAQPRDKIPTPPNQIGGQLIYGRVAGVSQGSRWQALLVDRPGTKDFTIPQPGEAVSYVISTVRGGRLGTDQNQSAKMLVRYPDTAYESHANYGVEYNINLPLYNPTNQIQKVAITLETPLKEERLSRGGLTFRKPSFGFPWFRGSVRLRYQDDGGKLVTRYVHLWQPMGEILEPLLQLQIPANSRRNVQLDFIYPPDSTPPQVLTVRN, encoded by the coding sequence ATGGCTAAAAAAACAAGCAATATTTCTTTAATTCTTTACATAGCAATTTTCACATTTTTTAGCGGACTAGGTTACTGGTTATTCTCCCACAAAATCTCTAAATCTCCTGCACCTTCAGCAATTGCCCAAGAAACCACTCCGCCAGCGCAACCTACATCAGAAATTATAGTACAACGCCAACCTGTAAAAGCTTTACCCGGTCAGTTGGATAACATACCTATGTTTAACAGCAATAGTCCGGAGTGGCTAAAAAATGACGGTATTTTGCTTTCTACTTTTCCTCCCACAGGGAAATCAGCACCAACAGCCCATTTAAACTTTCCGTTTCAGGGAAGATTTGATGTATTCATTCATCATCAAACCATCAATCCTCCCGAATTAAAAACCTTTTATTTAGGCTTTCTTCTATATAATCCTGGTTCGCGTCCGGTCACAGTTGATGTGTTGCAAGCAGCCAGTTATTTAACTCAAGATTCTCCTTATATTAAATTACCAAATTATGTAGAAAATCCCGATAATACTGTTTATGCTGGCCCGGGCGATCGGGCCGTACACGACGTTCTCCAAGGTAAAAGACAAGCCGATTTTCCCGCTAAACTAATTATTCCACCCGGTCAAAGTCGGATGTTGATGAATCTTCCTATGTCAGTGCGGGATTATGAAAAAAAACAAAATGGACGGTCTGTTTTAATGCGACTTCGTAGTAACGGAAAAGTTTATGCTGCAAGTTTAGCCATGTTTGCCAAACAAAATCCTGATGATAGCGATCGCGCTCCTAATTTAGCAGAATGGCAAGCACTTTTAAACGCGGGAAATCTCGCACAACCACGCGATAAAATCCCTACTCCTCCCAACCAAATTGGCGGTCAATTAATTTACGGTCGAGTGGCTGGTGTATCGCAAGGTTCTAGATGGCAAGCCTTATTAGTCGATCGACCAGGTACAAAAGATTTTACCATTCCTCAACCGGGTGAAGCGGTTTCTTATGTAATTAGTACCGTCCGAGGGGGAAGATTAGGAACTGACCAAAATCAATCAGCTAAAATGCTAGTGCGATATCCCGATACAGCTTACGAATCTCATGCTAATTATGGAGTAGAATACAATATTAATTTGCCACTTTATAACCCGACCAACCAAATTCAAAAAGTAGCAATTACATTAGAAACGCCATTAAAAGAAGAACGGTTAAGTCGAGGCGGATTAACTTTTAGAAAGCCTTCTTTTGGGTTTCCTTGGTTTCGTGGTAGCGTGAGATTGCGTTATCAAGATGATGGTGGAAAACTAGTAACTCGTTATGTACATTTATGGCAACCAATGGGTGAAATTTTGGAACCTTTATTGCAGTTGCAGATACCAGCAAATAGTCGCAGAAACGTACAACTAGATTTTATTTATCCTCCCGACTCTACACCGCCGCAAGTTCTCACTGTTAGAAACTAA
- a CDS encoding Rieske 2Fe-2S domain-containing protein, giving the protein MDITGTVIESESLNTAEITENRDFLASSASPNEMPAGGSDRTRFDWKEAWYPVHYVDDLDKSKLTRFTLLGRDLVIWWDKNADCWRAFDDKCPHRLAPLSEGRIAEDGLLECPYHGWAFSGDGNCDRIPQKAEGQTPESSKRACVASLPTTTRQGLLFVYPGKAENAEKTKIPIVDALEESKEKWICINTFRDLPYDALTLMENVLDSSHLPYTHHRSVGNRSNAGPVELEVVESGKQGFKGVWEEGPRKGTLGKQNTTFIAPSLMWHDLTSKQFGRTLTVVYATPIRKGECRIFARFPFQFSAKLPGFFIKLTPRWYSHIGQNGVLEDDQIFLHHQERYLEELGGSANFAKAFYLPTKADSFVSQLRQWVNQYKAEPFPEATLSPALTKEKLLDRYYSHTIHCASCRTALANIQKLRMGLGIAAVALWAIMPLMALLLGQTAVFPVALLTGLTLVGGAAWLKLGNLEKQFYQGRDIPPRNLPEKKK; this is encoded by the coding sequence ATGGACATCACCGGGACAGTTATTGAGAGCGAATCGTTGAATACAGCCGAAATTACGGAAAATCGGGATTTTTTGGCTAGTAGCGCCTCCCCTAATGAAATGCCTGCTGGCGGTAGCGATCGCACTCGTTTTGATTGGAAAGAAGCATGGTATCCCGTCCATTACGTAGATGATTTGGACAAATCGAAACTCACCCGTTTCACCTTGTTAGGCAGAGATTTGGTGATTTGGTGGGATAAAAATGCCGATTGCTGGCGGGCGTTTGATGACAAATGCCCCCACCGCCTCGCACCGCTTTCCGAGGGGAGAATAGCCGAAGATGGACTGTTGGAGTGTCCTTATCACGGTTGGGCTTTTTCTGGAGATGGAAATTGCGATCGCATTCCTCAAAAAGCTGAGGGACAAACCCCAGAAAGCTCGAAAAGAGCCTGTGTAGCCTCCCTCCCCACAACTACTCGTCAAGGACTTTTATTCGTTTATCCCGGTAAAGCAGAAAACGCCGAAAAAACGAAAATTCCGATCGTAGATGCCCTAGAAGAATCAAAAGAAAAGTGGATTTGCATCAATACTTTTAGAGATTTGCCTTATGACGCTCTTACTTTAATGGAAAACGTGCTGGATTCCAGCCATTTACCATACACTCATCACCGTTCAGTCGGAAATCGGTCAAATGCTGGCCCAGTTGAATTAGAAGTAGTTGAATCTGGCAAACAAGGATTTAAAGGTGTGTGGGAAGAAGGGCCTAGAAAAGGAACTTTAGGAAAGCAAAATACTACCTTTATTGCACCTTCTTTGATGTGGCACGATTTAACATCAAAGCAATTTGGCAGAACTTTAACCGTAGTTTATGCTACTCCTATTCGCAAAGGAGAATGCCGAATTTTTGCTCGTTTTCCTTTCCAATTTTCTGCAAAATTACCTGGATTTTTCATCAAATTAACACCCCGTTGGTATTCTCATATCGGGCAAAATGGCGTGTTAGAAGACGACCAAATTTTCTTGCACCATCAAGAACGTTATTTAGAAGAACTGGGTGGTAGCGCTAACTTTGCTAAAGCGTTTTATCTGCCCACCAAGGCAGATAGTTTTGTGTCTCAACTGCGTCAATGGGTAAACCAATATAAAGCAGAACCTTTCCCAGAAGCAACTTTGTCTCCAGCGCTGACAAAGGAAAAGTTACTCGATCGCTATTACTCCCATACCATACATTGTGCTAGTTGTCGAACAGCTTTAGCCAACATCCAAAAGCTGAGGATGGGATTAGGTATTGCTGCCGTTGCACTCTGGGCAATTATGCCGTTGATGGCACTTCTTCTCGGTCAAACAGCCGTTTTCCCTGTGGCTTTATTGACTGGATTAACTTTAGTTGGCGGTGCGGCTTGGCTAAAATTGGGCAACTTGGAAAAGCAGTTTTACCAAGGTCGAGATATACCACCGCGTAATTTACCGGAGAAGAAGAAATAG
- a CDS encoding class I SAM-dependent methyltransferase translates to MRQGKPDIGYIPTDRELVEAMLDFAKVTSDDIVYDLGSGDGRVLIIAAQNYGARGVGIDIDPERIREANENILKAGVSNLVEIRQQDLFDCDFSEANVVFLYLLPHLNLRLRPQLFKQLKPGTRIISHDFYMGDWQPEKKIEIQVPEEAIIYYWIIPSEIPPEWCAFA, encoded by the coding sequence ATGCGCCAAGGTAAACCGGATATTGGTTACATTCCCACCGATCGCGAATTGGTGGAAGCTATGCTAGATTTTGCAAAAGTCACTTCTGATGATATTGTTTACGATCTCGGTAGTGGAGATGGACGAGTTTTAATTATAGCGGCACAAAATTACGGTGCTAGAGGTGTTGGCATCGATATCGATCCCGAACGTATCCGAGAAGCAAATGAAAATATTTTGAAAGCTGGTGTTAGCAATTTAGTAGAAATTCGCCAACAAGATTTATTTGACTGTGATTTTAGCGAGGCTAATGTCGTATTTTTATATCTTTTACCTCATTTGAATCTTCGACTTAGACCACAACTATTTAAACAACTCAAGCCCGGTACTCGCATCATATCCCATGATTTTTATATGGGAGATTGGCAACCAGAGAAAAAAATTGAAATTCAAGTACCAGAAGAAGCAATTATTTATTATTGGATAATTCCGTCAGAAATTCCGCCGGAATGGTGCGCGTTCGCGTAG
- a CDS encoding cytochrome ubiquinol oxidase subunit I encodes MMEFLSDTVVLSRIQFAVTAIFHMLWPVLTTGMAIYLVIVEGLWLKTRNPDYYYHARFWSKLYILNFGIGVSTGIPMGFQFGTNWAPFSEAVGNFFGSIIGFEASWAFMLEAAFLGIMVFGWERVNPAIHYMSTILVAFGANLSTFWILTANSWMQTPAGGEMIDGKFVVYDYFKAILNPFMAVSISHMFLATLETSLFVIGGITAWYILNKRHEAFFSIAFRIVLIAAIAIAPLQIYVGHLSAEQVYHRQPAKLAAMEAQWNTIPAGQSANWSIVALPNEKAQKNDLEIVIPNGLGYILELKKNLSAPVLGLKEWKYEDRPHLVGLIYYSFRVMVAIGFFLAGLMLITTLQWIRGKLSAENITQQRWLMRAWIFAAPLGYIAVESGWIVRCVGRQPWTVYGLVRTADSASHLPASNVLTSLTGFVVVYSLLFFTTLYFGSRIIRRGPRFDLPIPGSVQTEPVLDTTPGKFIPDERPAEAQQ; translated from the coding sequence ATGATGGAGTTTTTATCGGATACCGTAGTTCTTTCACGCATACAGTTCGCCGTAACTGCAATTTTCCATATGCTTTGGCCTGTTTTAACCACAGGTATGGCAATTTATCTGGTAATTGTGGAAGGATTATGGCTAAAAACCCGCAATCCCGATTACTATTACCATGCTCGTTTTTGGTCAAAACTATACATCCTCAACTTTGGTATTGGAGTGTCAACAGGCATTCCGATGGGATTTCAGTTTGGCACGAATTGGGCACCATTTTCCGAAGCTGTCGGTAACTTTTTCGGCAGCATAATTGGCTTTGAAGCATCTTGGGCTTTCATGTTAGAAGCCGCTTTCTTAGGCATTATGGTGTTTGGTTGGGAGCGCGTCAATCCGGCAATTCACTATATGTCTACAATTCTGGTTGCCTTTGGCGCAAATTTATCCACATTTTGGATATTAACAGCTAACTCCTGGATGCAAACTCCGGCAGGAGGGGAAATGATCGATGGCAAATTTGTCGTTTATGACTACTTTAAAGCCATTTTAAATCCCTTCATGGCAGTTAGCATTTCCCATATGTTCTTGGCAACATTAGAAACTTCTTTGTTCGTAATTGGTGGAATTACTGCTTGGTATATTCTCAACAAGCGCCATGAAGCTTTTTTCTCCATCGCTTTCCGAATTGTTTTGATCGCTGCCATTGCCATTGCCCCATTACAAATTTATGTTGGCCATTTAAGCGCAGAACAAGTTTATCACCGTCAGCCTGCTAAATTGGCAGCAATGGAAGCTCAATGGAATACAATCCCAGCCGGACAATCTGCCAACTGGAGTATCGTAGCATTGCCCAATGAAAAAGCCCAGAAAAACGATTTGGAAATCGTCATTCCCAATGGTTTGGGATATATTCTCGAACTGAAAAAAAATCTCTCTGCACCAGTACTGGGATTGAAGGAATGGAAATATGAGGATCGACCTCATCTGGTAGGTTTGATTTATTATTCCTTCCGCGTCATGGTTGCGATCGGCTTTTTCTTAGCCGGATTAATGCTAATAACTACCTTACAATGGATACGCGGCAAACTATCAGCAGAAAATATCACCCAGCAACGTTGGTTGATGCGTGCTTGGATATTTGCCGCTCCTTTAGGATACATTGCAGTCGAGTCAGGTTGGATCGTGCGTTGTGTGGGAAGACAACCTTGGACGGTGTACGGATTAGTTCGCACCGCTGATTCTGCCTCTCATTTACCTGCTAGCAATGTTTTAACTTCTTTAACTGGTTTTGTAGTAGTTTATTCCCTGTTATTTTTTACTACTTTGTACTTTGGTAGCCGCATTATTCGCAGAGGGCCGAGATTTGATTTACCCATCCCAGGAAGCGTGCAAACTGAACCAGTACTAGATACTACTCCAGGAAAATTTATTCCTGACGAACGTCCCGCAGAAGCACAACAATAG
- a CDS encoding cytochrome d ubiquinol oxidase subunit II, producing the protein MQTLTYFLPQVWFGILALFLFLYVMLDGFDLGVGILSLTSSTEERRSILMTSLSNIWDANETWLILMGGGLFGAFPLAYGTILNALYIPIFLMIFGFIFRGVAFEFREQAKRKLFWNLAFGGGSFLAALGQGFALGGVLAGIKVDDAGHFIGTTWDWLNFPSIVVALTLIQGYVLIGSTYLIWKTSGELQATHYKTAKLAAVTTLIGAILITISTPVFYQYARNRLFHQPQVYIFALIPLLGILLIWLLLRSLDRKQERAPFVWTILIFLLTFIGLALVVFPFIIPTQITIYEAAADPSALVFMLIFIGGLIPVMLFYNIYQYAVFRGKVTGGKYGE; encoded by the coding sequence ATGCAAACGCTGACTTATTTCCTACCCCAAGTTTGGTTCGGCATTTTAGCTTTATTTCTCTTTCTCTACGTCATGCTAGATGGCTTTGATTTGGGAGTGGGAATTTTATCTTTAACCTCTTCTACTGAAGAACGCCGCAGCATTTTAATGACCAGTTTGAGTAATATTTGGGATGCCAACGAAACTTGGTTAATCTTGATGGGTGGCGGACTGTTTGGCGCTTTTCCCCTTGCTTACGGCACGATTCTCAACGCTCTTTATATTCCCATTTTTTTGATGATATTTGGGTTTATTTTTCGTGGGGTGGCGTTTGAGTTTCGGGAACAAGCTAAGCGCAAATTATTTTGGAATTTAGCCTTTGGGGGAGGCAGTTTTTTAGCTGCACTCGGTCAAGGTTTCGCTTTAGGTGGAGTGTTGGCAGGCATCAAAGTTGACGACGCCGGTCATTTTATCGGTACTACCTGGGATTGGTTGAATTTTCCCTCAATCGTAGTAGCTTTAACTTTAATTCAAGGCTACGTTTTGATTGGTTCAACCTATCTGATTTGGAAAACTTCTGGTGAATTGCAAGCTACTCACTATAAAACTGCCAAACTAGCAGCAGTGACCACTTTAATTGGTGCAATTTTAATTACGATTTCCACACCTGTTTTTTATCAATATGCCAGAAATCGTTTGTTTCATCAGCCGCAAGTTTATATCTTTGCTTTGATTCCGTTATTGGGAATTTTGTTAATTTGGTTGTTGCTGCGAAGCTTGGATCGAAAGCAAGAAAGAGCGCCTTTTGTCTGGACGATTTTGATTTTCTTACTTACCTTCATTGGATTAGCGCTGGTGGTTTTCCCGTTCATTATTCCCACCCAAATTACCATTTATGAAGCTGCTGCCGATCCGAGTGCCTTAGTGTTTATGCTCATCTTTATCGGTGGTTTAATTCCGGTGATGTTGTTCTACAACATTTATCAATATGCAGTTTTTCGAGGTAAGGTAACTGGTGGTAAATATGGAGAATAA
- a CDS encoding GAF domain-containing protein: MNLLNNTQELQEEINQEVLLNGITNRIRQTLELEEILTATVGEIRAFLQTDRALVYRFHTNGSGQVIAESVQPNSLPSLLGLNFPADDIPNDAREQFLKARQRSTVNVASQKIGISPLDCAETGKPLKNLDIHYRAADACHIQYLLAMGVQFSLVVPILHREKLWGLLVSHHSEPRAIALNELEFVQRVADQVSIAISQSILFSQARQQAQRESTVNKVVTLLHNRQIPPLQAALEETVIALQGCGGRLYITPPNNYSSSQLYTWGLQPKLPATNNHNLIEENPLWQAAINSYLKATHPEVKGGRISDPWIIKDLYNETNLAAFLPAFRNQGIRSLLVMPLQYCQQFIGYLTIFSNEINTEIWWAGRFDSNNQQLAPRQSFQAWRELKKGQLREWTTEEIELIQALGNHFLMAIQHYQLYHQIQAMNANLENEVKDRTEELQQTTSELQQSLELAKVLKQVTNQIRSTLDLPTILQTIVQEVRHLLNADRVIVYHFLHTWEGKVLVEDVIDDKLSILGQVYDPNCFPVEYTYQYQAGRVRAIQNILEAGLSQCHVEFLQSINVQANLVVPIRRSNYLWGLLIAHQCYETRNWQSYELDLLQQLADQAAIAIHQAELYEESCTAATTANQKAEQLELALDALKRTQAQLIQTEKMSSLGQLVAGMAHEINNPINFIYGNLTHVSEYTQNLLELLQLYEEDFPNATARIQQRRNDIELEFLLDDLPRMLSSMKGGADRIRQLVLSLRNFSRLDEAERKAVNIHEGIDSTLLILQNRLKENPNCPPIEVVREYSNLPLVECYAGQLNQVFMNILSNAIDALEQQASKEFLGGIKRASSQITIRTEVKNNSKSSHSPDSVFIRIADNGSGMSEAIQAQIFNPFFTTKPVGKGTGLGLSISYQIVVEKHQGSLKCVSQPGQGTEFLIEIPIR; encoded by the coding sequence ATGAACCTGCTCAATAATACGCAAGAACTACAGGAAGAAATTAACCAAGAAGTTTTGCTAAATGGAATCACTAATCGGATTCGTCAAACACTAGAATTAGAAGAAATTTTAACGGCAACTGTAGGAGAAATTCGGGCTTTTTTACAAACCGATCGCGCCCTTGTTTATCGTTTTCATACTAATGGTAGCGGACAGGTAATTGCCGAATCAGTTCAGCCAAATAGCTTGCCATCTTTGTTAGGTTTAAACTTCCCCGCAGATGATATTCCAAATGATGCTCGAGAACAGTTTTTAAAGGCTCGTCAGCGTTCGACAGTAAACGTGGCTTCCCAAAAAATTGGTATTAGTCCGCTAGACTGTGCAGAAACAGGAAAACCTTTGAAAAATCTCGATATACATTATCGAGCAGCCGACGCTTGCCACATTCAATACTTATTAGCAATGGGGGTACAGTTTTCTTTAGTTGTACCAATTTTACATCGAGAAAAATTGTGGGGATTATTAGTATCTCACCACTCTGAACCTCGTGCGATCGCACTTAATGAATTAGAATTCGTGCAACGAGTAGCCGATCAAGTTTCGATCGCCATTTCCCAATCAATTCTTTTCAGTCAAGCCAGACAACAAGCCCAACGGGAATCTACCGTTAACAAAGTAGTAACTTTACTTCATAACAGACAAATTCCACCCCTACAAGCAGCCTTAGAAGAAACAGTAATTGCATTGCAAGGTTGCGGCGGTAGACTTTACATTACACCACCGAATAATTATTCATCATCTCAGTTATATACCTGGGGATTACAGCCAAAATTACCTGCTACAAACAACCATAATTTAATCGAAGAAAATCCTTTATGGCAGGCAGCGATTAACTCATATTTAAAAGCTACTCATCCAGAAGTAAAAGGTGGTCGAATATCCGATCCCTGGATAATTAAAGACCTATATAACGAAACCAATCTAGCAGCATTTCTTCCTGCATTTCGCAATCAAGGAATTCGCAGTTTGTTGGTGATGCCTCTTCAGTACTGCCAACAATTTATTGGATATTTAACTATTTTTAGCAATGAAATTAACACGGAAATCTGGTGGGCGGGCAGATTCGATTCTAACAATCAACAATTAGCTCCTCGCCAATCTTTTCAAGCTTGGCGAGAGTTAAAAAAAGGTCAATTACGGGAATGGACAACAGAAGAAATTGAACTGATTCAAGCTTTAGGCAATCACTTTTTAATGGCAATTCAGCATTATCAACTTTATCACCAAATACAAGCCATGAATGCCAATCTTGAAAACGAAGTCAAAGATCGGACAGAAGAATTGCAGCAAACAACTAGCGAATTGCAGCAATCTCTGGAACTAGCTAAAGTACTCAAGCAAGTTACCAATCAAATTCGCAGTACTTTAGATTTACCGACTATTTTGCAAACCATCGTGCAAGAAGTCAGGCATTTATTAAACGCCGATCGAGTAATCGTTTATCATTTTCTCCACACTTGGGAAGGCAAGGTGTTAGTAGAAGACGTGATAGATGATAAGTTATCAATTTTAGGACAGGTTTACGATCCCAACTGCTTTCCAGTAGAATATACATATCAATATCAAGCTGGCAGGGTAAGAGCAATTCAGAACATTCTTGAAGCAGGTTTGAGCCAGTGTCACGTAGAATTTTTGCAAAGTATTAACGTCCAAGCAAATTTAGTAGTACCGATCAGGAGAAGCAACTATTTGTGGGGATTATTAATTGCCCATCAATGCTATGAAACCAGAAATTGGCAATCTTACGAACTCGATTTATTACAACAATTAGCCGATCAAGCTGCGATCGCAATTCATCAAGCAGAGCTTTATGAAGAAAGCTGCACTGCTGCTACCACAGCCAATCAAAAAGCCGAACAATTGGAATTAGCATTAGACGCTTTAAAACGAACCCAAGCTCAACTAATTCAAACCGAAAAAATGTCCAGTTTGGGGCAGTTAGTAGCTGGTATGGCTCACGAAATTAATAACCCAATTAACTTTATTTACGGTAATCTGACTCATGTCAGCGAATATACTCAGAACTTACTAGAATTACTCCAACTTTATGAAGAAGATTTTCCTAATGCTACTGCTCGGATTCAACAAAGAAGAAACGATATTGAATTAGAGTTTTTACTTGATGATTTACCTAGAATGCTTTCTTCCATGAAAGGAGGAGCCGATCGCATTCGCCAACTAGTTTTATCCTTACGTAATTTTTCCCGTCTTGATGAAGCAGAAAGAAAGGCTGTTAACATTCATGAAGGCATAGATAGTACTTTATTAATTTTGCAAAATCGTCTCAAAGAAAACCCAAACTGTCCGCCAATTGAAGTAGTGAGAGAGTATAGCAATTTGCCTTTAGTCGAATGCTATGCGGGGCAGCTTAATCAAGTTTTTATGAATATATTAAGTAATGCCATTGATGCGTTAGAGCAACAAGCTAGTAAAGAGTTTTTAGGAGGAATTAAAAGAGCATCTAGCCAAATCACGATTCGCACCGAAGTCAAAAATAATTCTAAATCTTCCCATTCTCCTGACTCGGTTTTCATCCGAATAGCAGATAATGGTTCTGGGATGTCAGAAGCAATACAGGCACAAATTTTTAATCCATTTTTTACTACTAAACCCGTTGGTAAGGGAACTGGTTTAGGATTATCTATCAGTTACCAAATAGTAGTAGAAAAACATCAGGGTTCTTTAAAATGCGTTTCTCAACCCGGTCAAGGTACGGAATTTTTAATTGAAATTCCCATTAGATAA